CGTACGACAACTACATCGTCCCGCAGGGCACCGGCGCCGACCTGATCGCGACCATCGAGGGCTTCTCCCGCGAGGACGTCGACCGCTGGGCCGTCCGCTCGCAGGACCGCGCCGAGGCGGCCTGGTCCGGCGGCTACTTCGCCAAGTCCGTCGTCCCGGTCAAGGACATCAACGGCGTCACGGTCCTCGACCACGACGAGCACCGCCGCCCCGGCTCCACCGTCGAGGGCCTCGGCAAGCTCAAGCCCGCCTTCGCCGGCATCGGCGAGCTCGGCGGCTTCGACGCCGTGGCGCTGCAGAAGTACCACTCGGTCGAGAAGATCAACCACGTCCACACCGGCGGCAACTCCTCCGGCATCGTCGACGGCGCCGCGCTGGTGCTCGTCGGTTCCGAGCGGATCGGCAAGACCTTCGGGCTGACGCCGCGCGCCCGGATCGTGGCGACTGCGTCGATCGGCTCCGAGCCGACGATCATGCTCACCGGCCCCACGCCGGCCACCGAAAAGGTGCTGAAGACCGCGGGCCTCAAGCCCGAGGACATCGACCTGTGGGAGCTCAACGAGGCGTTCGCGTCCGTCGTGCTCAAGTGGATCAAGGACCTGCACCTCGACGAGGAGAAGGTCAACGTCAACGGCGGCGCGATCGCCATGGGCCACCCGCTCGGCGCCACCGGCGCGATGCTGGTCGGCACCGTGGTCGACGAGCTCGAACGCCGCCAGG
This genomic window from Amycolatopsis mongoliensis contains:
- a CDS encoding acetyl-CoA C-acetyltransferase, whose protein sequence is MSSEAYIYEAIRTPRGKNKGGALHGTKPVDLVVGLIEELKVRHPNLDPTVIDDVVLGVVSPVGEQGAVIARTAALNAGLPETVAGVQLNRFCASGLEATNTAAQKVRSGWDNLIIAGGVESMSRVPMGSDGGALFMDPTTAYDNYIVPQGTGADLIATIEGFSREDVDRWAVRSQDRAEAAWSGGYFAKSVVPVKDINGVTVLDHDEHRRPGSTVEGLGKLKPAFAGIGELGGFDAVALQKYHSVEKINHVHTGGNSSGIVDGAALVLVGSERIGKTFGLTPRARIVATASIGSEPTIMLTGPTPATEKVLKTAGLKPEDIDLWELNEAFASVVLKWIKDLHLDEEKVNVNGGAIAMGHPLGATGAMLVGTVVDELERRQARRALVTLCIGGGMGVATIIERV